ATCCATATCTACCAGTATAAAGTCATATTTGCCCAATTGCCTGAGATTTTGGAAAAGCAAACGCAAATCATCAGCTTTTAATTCCGAAAGTTCCAGAAAACATTCAGGAGGCTCAATAAAATCAATGTTCAAGGAAAGGTCTTTGGTTTTGTACATTTCCAATTTAACCGGCAGTACCGCCACATTTTCCTTCAGGCTTATTAATATATGAGTCATGGCATCATTTCCATTGCATACCAGCCCGAAAACCATTGAATTGATGCTTTCAAAACTCAAACACAATACTGCGTTTCCAAAATCACCGAGTTTAGAAGCCAGGCCCAGGGTAAGGGATGTTTTTCCCACGCCGCCGGCCGGTGAATAAACAGAAACAACCTTTGTCCTGGCGCATCCTTTAATCAAATCAGATACAGACGAATTCTTTTCAGCATAAAAATTTAGCAACTGGCTGACCAACTGGTCCCCCGGCTGGTATTTGTTAATACTGCAGCCTTTTCCCTGACAGATGAGGCTTCCGTCAGATAGGGTAACAATCATGCAGACATTTTTATATAAATCGGGTTCATCAATTAGAAAATTCGGGTGAGCCAATAATATATCAACTTTATCCCGACCGGAGCTTAAAAATTCCCTGAGCAGGTCAGCTCTGGTAAAAGAGACAACCCTTATGCGTGACGTGTAGATTGAATTAATGTATTCAGCAACCTTATCTACATATTTACTATCATGGTCGGCCAGGACCAGGCGAATTTTATACAACTGAAATCACCTCTAAATATCCTGGGTTCTGAACTTAGAATATAAAATTGCCACCTTAGCCTCAATTATAAAGCGATGATATATCGATGATATTGCAAAAACCCCGTCAAATGTCCGCTATGTATTAAATTTCCTGGCAATACATGGTATAATGATAACTACTGACAAAATATAATCTTTATATCCGGCGTGGATTGGGGGAGGAAAAAGCTGTGCACAATATATTCCTTTATATTATTCAGGGAGAGCCTTATAATTACGCTACAGTCATATACCTGCCCGGTCACCGAACCCTAATTGGACGTTCCTGGAACGGGCATCAACCAGATATTTCTTTTAACAGTTTGTTAATATCAAGAAAACACGCCGAAATAGTCCTCGAAAAAGACCGTTGCTATATAAAAGATTTGGCCAGTAAGCACGGAACCCATGTAAATGGCCGCGATATCGGGCAAAACCAGGCCTGTCCCCTTAGCCACGGAGACAAGATTGACCTGGCCCGGGGGGAAGTGAAATTTATCTTTAACAACTTACTCGAAGCCGATGCCGGGGAAACTGTAGAACTTGGTGAAGCTCTTCTGCGGCAGCGCCATAGCGGCTCCGGTACTGATTCCCTCTGCATTGTTCCCGAGCGGAGAGAGGTTTTTGTAAATGACCAACCGGTAAACTTGTCCGGCAAAGACCTGGACCTGCTGCTACTGCTGTACGATAACCGCGGCAAAGCAGTAAATTATGATGAAATTAAGAGAAAAATCTGGCCCGAACGGCAAATAGACATTACCAACACCCCGGACGTGGGTAATGACGAAATTACTGCCCTTGTTTACCGTTTAAGAAAAAGACTTGGCAACTGCGGGCAGTATATCGTAAGCATTCCAAGATACGGCTACATGCTGGAGTCAAAATAAAAAGCCCGGTCAAATGACCGGGCTTTGTTCAGCTCAACAATTCTCTTACTATTTCGTTTACCAGCTTGCCGTCTGCTTTTCCTTTTACCTTCGGCATCAGTTTACCCATTACTTTACCCATATCTTTGGGTCCTGAAGGATTAACTTCAGCAATTACTTCCTGTGCTAATTTCCTAATTTCGTCCGCAGACAGTTGCTCGGGGAGGTATTTCATAAGAATGGCGATTTCTTCTTTTAGGGTATTGACTATATCATCGCGGTTTGCTCTTTCGTATTCCGCAATGGCATCCCGTCTTTGTTTAACTTCCCTTGCCAAAACTTCGATAACTTCTTCTTCGGATAATTCCCTTTTTTTATCAATTTCGATATTCTTGATAGCCGACCTGGCCATACGGATAACGCTTAGCCTAAGCTTCCCGTTTTCCTTATCCTTCATGGCGGCCTTCATATCTTCGTTTAACATGTCCTTAAGGGACATTTGGATTCCTCCTTAGAAACTAAACAAACCTGCGCTTGCGTGCAGCCTCAGACTTTTTCTTCCTCCTCACGCTGGGCTTTTCGTAATGTTCGCGCTTTCTTACTTCTGATAAAACACCAGCTTTTTGACAGGAACGCTTGAACCTTCTGAGGGCGCTATCCAGTGTTTCGTTTTTTCCTACTCTAACTTCCGCCATTTCTTATCCCTCCCTCCGCCGGGCAATAAATGCCGAGAGGTAAAATTAACTAGCATAGGAGTAATTTCTAAAGTCTCTGTTTTTGGCACATAAGCAATTTTTATTA
This genomic window from Thermincola ferriacetica contains:
- a CDS encoding AAA family ATPase, whose translation is MYKIRLVLADHDSKYVDKVAEYINSIYTSRIRVVSFTRADLLREFLSSGRDKVDILLAHPNFLIDEPDLYKNVCMIVTLSDGSLICQGKGCSINKYQPGDQLVSQLLNFYAEKNSSVSDLIKGCARTKVVSVYSPAGGVGKTSLTLGLASKLGDFGNAVLCLSFESINSMVFGLVCNGNDAMTHILISLKENVAVLPVKLEMYKTKDLSLNIDFIEPPECFLELSELKADDLRLLFQNLRQLGKYDFILVDMDAAADERAVAVFEASDSVVLVQAPDSLCHFKTQSFLNQMRITGIAEKTGFFDKLVPVLNKHYGNVDTQLSEELQTNFTIPVVQGLWHSVNGRNIFDSTREFSNSLYQLAKAVG
- a CDS encoding FHA domain-containing protein — protein: MHNIFLYIIQGEPYNYATVIYLPGHRTLIGRSWNGHQPDISFNSLLISRKHAEIVLEKDRCYIKDLASKHGTHVNGRDIGQNQACPLSHGDKIDLARGEVKFIFNNLLEADAGETVELGEALLRQRHSGSGTDSLCIVPERREVFVNDQPVNLSGKDLDLLLLLYDNRGKAVNYDEIKRKIWPERQIDITNTPDVGNDEITALVYRLRKRLGNCGQYIVSIPRYGYMLESK
- a CDS encoding GatB/YqeY domain-containing protein, with the translated sequence MSLKDMLNEDMKAAMKDKENGKLRLSVIRMARSAIKNIEIDKKRELSEEEVIEVLAREVKQRRDAIAEYERANRDDIVNTLKEEIAILMKYLPEQLSADEIRKLAQEVIAEVNPSGPKDMGKVMGKLMPKVKGKADGKLVNEIVRELLS
- the rpsU gene encoding 30S ribosomal protein S21, whose amino-acid sequence is MAEVRVGKNETLDSALRRFKRSCQKAGVLSEVRKREHYEKPSVRRKKKSEAARKRRFV